Below is a window of Acidobacteriota bacterium DNA.
TGTCGAACGTCTGCGGAGCGCCGCGATGGACGCCGCCGATGCCGCCCGTGGCCATCACCTGGATTCCCGCCGCCCATGCTCCGATGATGGTGGCGGCCACGGTGGTGGCCCCGAGCCCACCCTGAGCTACCGCCACAGCCAGATTGCGGCGCGAGAGCTTGGCCACCGGCTCGCGGCCGCAGCCCAGACGCTCAATCTCGGCTGGCGTCAGGCCGATCCGTAACCGGCCGTCCAGCACCGCCAGGGTGGCCGGCACAGCACCCTGGGCCCGGACCGCCTCTTCCATCTCCAGCGCGGTGGCCACGTTGTCGGGGTACGGCAAGCCGTGGGCGATGACGGTGGACTCCAGCGCCACCACCGGACGGTGCGCCTGCTGCGCCTCAGCCACTTCGGCGGCGATATGGATCAGGTCCTCATTGAATTTCACGGGCGCCCTCCGTCCGTCGTCGGATTCAATCCGGCCGGATCCAGCAGCTCCGGCGTGATGGCGGGGCTCACGGCGGTGGGGCAGGCCACGGTGAGCGCGGCGGCGCGGCGCCCCGCCTCCGCCGCCAGCCGCGGCGGCAGACCCTTCAGGATCGCCGCGAAGGCGACGGCGAACAGCGCGTCCCCGGCGCCGGTGACGTCGACCACCCGGGCGGGGAGCGCGGGGATATGGCTGGAAAACTCCGGGTGCTCCACGTGGAAGCCGTCCGCTCCCAGGCTGACAATGGCCGTGCCGGCGCCCATGGACCGGAGCCGCCGGGCGCAGGCGGCCGCCTCCGCCGGGGTGTCGCAGGGCAAGCCGGTGAGCGTGCGCGCCTCGGCGCGGTCCGGCTTGATGAGGACGCAGCCCGGGATGGCCGGCAGCGCCCGGCGGGCGCGCTCGTGGGCTACCGACTCCACCGCGTAGGGCACCTTCAGACGGCGGCACCGCTCCGCCAGCGCCGCGACGGCGGTCTCCGACAGGTTGGCGTCGATGACCGCGCCATGAAAATCCTGCAGGTCGGGCAGCGCGCCGAGCACCGCGAACGGCGAGATGGCCTCCGTGCCGGTGCCGCAGAAACCCCGGTCCAGGGCGCCATCGGGCTTGAGGAGCGCCAGGTATACACCGGTGCGCGCCCGCGCCGACAACCGCACCTCGATGCCCAGCCCGCGGATGTTCTCCAGGAGGAAACGGCCGGCGAAGTCGTCGGCCAGATCCGTCACCAGGGTGACCCGGCAGCCGAGACGCGCCAGGTTCTCGGCCACGTTGCGCCCCGCCCCGCCGGCTCCGAGCCTGACCTCGCCCTCGTTGGACGTGTCTCCCTCCACCCGCGAGGTGGGCCGGGCGGCCACGTCCAGGATGGAGCTGCCGACGACGACGAGCCTCATCGGCCACGCTCCCGCAACGCGCGCACCCGGTCCATGAACCGGCAGACCCGGTCGACATCCACGGGCCGGTCCCAGCGACCGCCCGCCTTGAAGTGCGAACCGATGATGAGCCCGTGGGCGTGGAGGAGATACCGGTCCATGTTGGCCTCCGTCACGCCCGATCCAACCAGGACGGGGACGCCCACCGCACCGCGCACGGCGGCCAGCTCCCCCGGGTCCGTCTCCCGGGCGGTGGCCACGCCGGTGACGACGACGCCGTCGGCGGCGAAGAATTCCGCCGCGCGGGCGGTCTCCACGATGTCGACGTCGGCGGTCACGGCGTGGGAGCTGTGCTTCTTCTTCACGTCCGCCAGGACGGCCACCGCCTCGGCACCGATGGCGCGGCGGTAGCGGAGCAGCTCGCCGGCGCAGGCATCGATGTAGCCCTCGTCGGCGATGTGGCCGAACACGAAGCCCTCGGCCCGGATGAAGGCGCACCCCGCGGCCAGCGCGGCCGCCAGCGCCTCCCGGTTCGCCCCGGCCAGGATCTGCACGCCCGTGGGCAGCCCGCCGGTGCGGGCCGCCGCCTGGGCCGCCACCGTCATGGCGGCGGTGATCTCCGGGCCCACGGCGCGGTTCAGGTAGGGGACGTCGTGCATGTTCTCCACGAGCAGCGCGTCCACGCCCGCGTCGCGGTAGACGGCCGCCTCGGTCGCGGCCCGCTCGAGGATCGCCGCCAAACTTCCGGCGTACTGCGGCGTGCCGGGCAGGGCCCCGACGTGGATCATGGCCAGGATCCGCCCCGGCCTGTTCATGAAGGCAAGCGCAGGATGCATGGTCGCCCGCTCCTCTCGGACATAATGGCTCGCGGTCGCTCGCAGCGAGGGCGCCGCGGACGGCCGCTCGGAGACCCGGTGCTGATGCCGACAGATTACTGTACTTGGTTTACAGAACCAAGCGCAATTCACCGTCCGAACCGACACCGGCGGGTCACCGTCCACCAGGTCGCCCGATTCCGATTCCGCATCGGCCGCCGCCCGCCTCACGATCCGGTTCAATCCGCTCCGAGAGTGATGTACACTGAGAGTCAAACCATCTTGTTGAACAAGGAGGTTCCGTGGACACGCACTCAGTCGGATCACACAGGCACGCGGCATGCCGTTTCAGTTGCCGCACGCTGCTCGCGGTGTTCGGACTGCTGCTCGGTGTCGGGATGCTGCCGGGCGCGGAGCCGGTTCCGATCCCGCCGCCCGTCCCGCTCGCGCTGACGGTGCCCGCCCCGCCGTTGCCGGTCACCTGGCGGGGAGACGACCTGCTGGCTTACGAGCTGCACATCAGCGATTTCCGGACGCTGGGGCTGGAGCTGCTTCAGGTGGACATTTTCAGCGATGACACCGACGGCAAGCGGCTGGCATCCTTCAAAGGCGACGGTCTGGCCAAATGTCTCCGCCTGCCGGACAGGATCTCGCCCGACTACACGGTGTTCATCTGGATCACCCTGAAAACACTCCACGCGGTGCCTGCGGCGCTGTATCATCGCGTCACCTTCCGGTACGTGGATTCCGACGAGCGCCTGATCCGGGAGGGCGCCCGCACGGTGATCGACCCGGATCGGCATCGCCCGGTGCTGTCACCGCCCCTGCGCGGCAGCGGCTGGTTTGTCGGCAACGGACCCCAGAACCAGGACCACCACCACCGCTGGTCGCTGATGACGTACAACGGCAATCCGTACATCGCCCAGCGGTTCGGCATCGATTGGGTCCAGATCGGCCCCGACGGCTGGGCGTACCGCACCGACGGCAAGACCAACGAGGACTGGTACGGCTATGGGAACGATCTGCTGGCGGTCGCCGACGGGATCGTGGTGGATGCCAAGGACGGCATACCCGACAACCTGCCCAACCAACCCCCGGTGGTCACCATCAACAGCCAGACCGCCGGCGGCAACTTCGTCCTCCTTGACATCGGCGACGGGTACTTCGCGTTCTACGCGCACCTGATCCCCGGCTCGAAGACGGTGCAGATCGGCGACCGCGTGGCGCGGGGGCAGGTCCTGGGCAAGCTGGGCAACACCGGCGCGTCCACGGGGCCTCATCTGCACTTCCACCTCTACACGGGTCGGGATCCGCTGTTTTCAGAGGGTGTCCCCTACGCGTTCACCCGGTACCTGCTCCTGGGATCGGCGGTGATCGACCAGCAGTGGCACCCCTCGGGTTCGCCGGTGCTGCGGGTGGAGGAGATGCCCGCCGACATGCAGGTGCTCGAATTCCTCGACGACGGCGTGCTGGATATCGATTGACGGCTTCCGACTGCGCCGTCCGGCCAGCGGGGAACCGCCGCGCCGGATGGCCGAAGACCGCCTCTGGAGCGAAAACGACACCGGCCGGCGGATTACGCCGTGCAGTCCGCCGGCCGGATTGGTTCAAGGAGTGATCGCACGAACACCGGGCGGAAGATCGTCCCGCCGCCGGTTGTCAGTTCTGTTTCACCAGCTCCACTCGCCGGTTCTTGGCCCGGCCCGCCTCGGTGGCGTTGGTGGCCACGGGGGCGAAGGGGCCGCAGCCGTGCGCCCGGAGCCGGGCGGGATCGATGCCGTGCTGGCTCACCAACGCCTGCAGCACCGCCTGGGCCCGGTCCTGGGACAGCTTCAGGTTCACTTCCACTGTGCTGACGTTGTCGGTGTGCCCCACCACGAACACCTTGAGGGCCGGATCCGACTTCAGCAGACCGGCGATCTCGCCGATGGCCTGCGCCGACTCGGGTTTGATCACCGCCTTGCCGGTGTCGAAATAGATCCCCTCCACCGCCATATGCCCATCGGCGGCCAACCCCTGGGCCAGCGCAGCCGCGTCGGCCACGATGTCCTGTACCATGGCCTGCTTCTGGACGATGGTCAGAAAGTACTTGCCGGTGAATTCGGCCCCGAGGTTCACCCAGACCTCCACGCCGTCCTTGACGAGCAGGTAGGTGTCCCGGCCCTTTTCGGTCCAGACCACCTTGCCGCCCTGCTTCTGAACCGCGTTCTGGAAGTTGCGCTGGATCTGGAGCTCGCTGGGTTTCGGATTGAGGCTGTGCTGGGGGTAGTAGTTGATTTTCCAGAACTGGCCTTCCACATGGCTGACCTTCTTGTTCGGGCCCACAATGAAGTCGAACGCGTCGAACTGCCGTTCGACGCAACTGTGGATCCAGTAGCCGGGCATCCGCGTGAACAGCGGGTGGTCCTTGCATCCCTGGGCGTCGTTCTGCTGGCCCGCGGCGGCGCCGGCAAGCACCAACAGCATCAGCGCGCCCATCCAGACGGTTGACAGTGGCTTCATCGGTCTGCTCCTGCATGCGATTCGAAATCCGAACACCGTAAAAATGATACATCGCAATCCGCAGGGTTTCAAACAGGAACCGCTTCGGGCATGGTAGACTGATCGGGCCACCCGTGATTCGCAGGAGGTCCCGTCCATGGACGTGCTCCAGACCATCGGCCACACTTCGCTGGTCCGGCTGCGCCGGATCGTCCCCGCCAACGGCGCGGCCCTGTTCGCCAAGCTCGAGTGGGAGAACCCCACCGGCAGCATGAAGGATCGGATGGCGCAGGCGGTCATCGCCTGCGCCGAGGCGGACGGCCGCCTCGCGCCCGGCGGCACCGTGGTCGAGTACACGGGCGGCTCCACCGGGACGTCGCTGGCGCTGGTGTGCGCCGCCCGGGGGTACCGCATCCGGATTGTCACCTCCGACGCGTTCAGCGCCGAGAAGCGCGACCACATGGCGGCGCTCGGCGCCGAGCTGACGCTCGTCCCCAGCGAGGGCGGGCTCACCACCAAGCAGTTGATCCTCGATATGATCGAAGCCGCCCGCCAAATCAGCCGGGAGCCCGGCACGTTCTGGACCGACCAGCTCAACAACCACGATGCCATCGCGGGGTACCACCCGCTGGGCGAGGAGATCTGGGTGCAGACCGAGGGCCGGATCGACGCCTTCGTGCACAGCGTGGGCACGGCGGCCTCGCTGCGCGGAGTCGCCGCCGTGTTGAAGCGCCGCCACCCGGGCGTCCGGATCGTCGCCGTGGAGCCGGCCGAATCGTCGGTGCTGCTGGGCGGCGCGCCGGGGCCCCACAAGATCGAGGGGGTCGGGATCGGCTACGTGCCGCCGCTCTGGGAGCCGGCGCTCGTGGACGAGATCATCGCCGTGCCGACCGAGGATGCGAAGGCGATGGCCCGCCGCCTGGCGAAGGAGGAGGCCCTCTTTGCGGGGACGTCGTCCGGCGCCAACGTCATCGCCGCGCTCCAGGTGGCCGAGCGGCTGGGTCCGCAGGCCCGCGTGGCGACGCTCCTGTGCGACTCCGGCCTCAAGTACCTGAGCACCGACGTGTACCGCCGCCGCTAGTCGGTGGCCGCGGCAACGGCCGCCCCGCGCCGGGCAGGGCCCGACCGCGCGCCGGACCGCCGGGGACGGATTGTTCGGCTATTCGGAGTGACGGATGCGAATTCTCTGGCGCTACCTCCGGCCGCACCGCGGGCTCCTTGCGCTGATCCTGCTGCTGGCCGCCATCGCCCAGGTGCTGGCGCTCGTCGATCCGCTGATTTTCGGCCGGATCCTGGACGACTATGTGCTCCATCCCGGCGGGCGTTCGGAAGCGGAACTCGTCCGCGGGGCGCTGGGCTGGCTGGCCCTGGCGGCGGCCATCGCCCTGGCCGCCCGCGCCGCCACCGCCGCCCAGGAGTACCTGCTGCGGCTCGTGGTGGGCCGGGCCGGAACGGAGATGTTCAACGACGGCCTCAAACAGACGCTGCGGCTGTCGTTCGTGGAGCTCGAGGCGCGCAGCAGCGGCGAGACGATGGGCCTGCTGCAGAAGGTGCGCACCGACACCGAGCGCTTCCTGGACGCGGCCGTCACCATCCTCTACTCCGCCGCCGTGGGCATCGGCTTCATCGTCTGGTACGGCGTGACCAGGAACTGGCTGCTGATCCCGGTGTTCGGGATCGGCGTCGCGCTCATGGCCGGGTTCACCGGCCTGCTCAGCCACCGGATCCGGACCGTCCAGCGCACCATCGTCCGCGAGAGCGCGCGCCAGTCCGGCCAGATCACGGAGTCGCTCCGCAACATCGAGCTGGTCAAGAGCCTGGGGCTCACCTGGCCGGAAATCCGCCGCCTGCAGGTCCTCACCCGGCGGATCTTCGACCTCGAGATGGACAAGGTCCGCAAGATCCGCGGCCTGGCCTTCCTGCAGGGCTCGCTCATCAATCTGCTGCGGCAGTCGATCCTGTTCATCCTGCTCTGGCTCATCTTCCGCCGGGCCCTGTCGGCCGGCGAGCTGGTCTCGTTCCAGCTCATCCTCAACACGATCTTCGGACCGCTCCATCAGCTCGGCCGGGTGATCCTGAGCTACCGCGAATCCGAGGCCTCGCTGCAGGCGTTCGACCGGCTCATGCAGACGCCCATCGAAAAACGGCCGGATGATCCCGTCGAGATCGGCGCGATCGAGCGGCTGCGGTTCGACGACGTGGTCTTCCGGTACCGGGGGGCGGCCGACAACGCCATCGACCACATCTCGTTCGAGGCGCGGCTCGGCGACACCATCGCCTTCGCCGGCCCTTCGGGTTGCGGCAAGACCACGCTGGTCAAGCTGCTGCTCGGACTCTACGCCCCGAACGGCGGCGTCGTGTCGGTGGACGGGGTCCCCATCACCGAGCTGCGCTACAACCGCGTCCGCCGCCAGATCGGCTTCGTCGCCCAGGACGCCCAGCTCTTTTCGGGCACCATCCGGGAAAACCTGCAACTGGTGAAGCCGGAGGCCACCGACGCCGAGATGCTCGACGTGCTGCGCCGCGCCTCGGCGGGCCTGTTGCTGGCGCGGTCGGACCAGGGGCTCGACACGCGCCTGGGCGAGGGCGGGCTGCGGGCCTCCGGCGGCGAACGGCAGCGCCTCGCCATCGCCCGCGCGCTGCTGCGCGCGCCCCGGCTGTTCATTTTCGACGAAGCCACCTCGTCGCTGGACTCGCTCACCGAGGGGGAGATCACCGACGCCCTGCGCGAGATCTCGCACAGCCGGCAGCACATGGTGATCCTGATCGCGCACCGGTTGAGCACCATCGCCCACGCCGACGCCATCCACGTGCTGGACTGGGGCCGCATCGTCGAAACCGGCCGCCACAACGAGTTGATCCACGCCGGCGGCCTCTACGCGGCCATGTGGCGCCAGCAGGTTCTCGAGCGTCGGCCGCCATCCGTGCCGCCGGCCTGCGGGCCGTCAGAACCGGTGCCGTGAGGCAGCGCTCGTACTATAATAAGGATCATTGAACCGACATTCCGTCAGGAGGTGCGCGATGCGTCGTTCCATCGTTTGGCGGACCGCCGCCGTGGTCGTGGCGGCCACCCTGGTGATCTGGAGCATGTCCTGCGCGAAGAATCCGGTCACGGGCAAACGGGAGCTGATGCTCATCTCCACCGCCGACGAGATCGCCCTGGGCAAGCAGCTCGATCCCGAGATCCTGCAAACGTACGGCAAGTACAGCAACCCGGAACTCGACGCCTACGTGGCCGCGCTGGGCCACAAGCTCGGCGCGCTGAGCCACCGGCCGGACCTGACCTACACCGTTCAGGTGGTGGACAGCGACGTCGTGAACGCCTTCGCGGTCCCCGGCGGGTACGTGTACCTGACCCGGGGAATGCTCTCCTACCTCAACGACGAGGCGGAGCTGGCCGGCGTCATGTCACACGAGATCGGCCACATCGCGGCGCGCCACAGCGTGCGCCAATACAGCCAGGCGCAACTGGCCATGCTGGGGCTGGGCGTGGGCAGCATGTTCTCCGAAACGTTCCAGAAGTACGCCGGCATAGCCCAACTGGGCTTGAGCATGCTGTTCCTGAAGTTCAGCCGCGACGACGAGCGCCAGGCCGACGCCCTGGGCGTCGAGTACGCCTCCCGGGCCGGGTTCGACGCCAACCACATGGCCAACATGTTCGTCACGCTGGAGCGGCTCAACCCGGGCTCCGACCGCAGCGGCCTGCCCGGCTGGTTCTCCACCCACCCCAATCCCCCGGACCGGATCGCGGCCATCCAGCGCGACGCCCAGGTCTGGCGAGACAAGCTGGCGGGCACCGCCTTCGTCACCAACCGCGACGGGTACCTCGGCCGCCTCGAGGGACTCGTCTTCGGCGAAGACCCCCGCCAGGGCTACGTGGAGGGGCAGACCTTTTACCATCCCCAGCTCGCGTTCCAGTTCCCGGTGCCGTCGGGCTGGAAGGTGAACAACACCGCGGCCCAGGTGCAGCTCTATGCCGCGCAGCAGGACGCGGTGATCCTGTTTTCCATGGCCTCCGGCGCCTCGCCGGCGGCGGCAGCGGAGACGTTCCGCCAGGAGAGCCGGGCCAACGTCCTCCAGTCGGAATCCGCCCGGATCAACGGGCTGCTGGCCCAGCGGCTGGTCTCCGACGTCGCGCTGGAGCAGGGGAACATCCGCGTCGCGTCGTCCTTCATCCAGAAGGACAAGTACATCTACGTGTTCCACAGCTACACCGACCCGTCGCTGTTCGACCGCTACTTTTCCGTGTTCAAGCAGACCATGGCCGGCTTCAACAACCTGACGGATCCGACGAAGCTCAACGTCAAGCCGAACCAGCTGACGCTCCGAAAAACCGCCACCGCCGGCACCGCCCGCCAGGCGTTCCAGCAGTGGGGCGTGGCCGCGGACAAGCTCGAGGCGGCGGCGATCCTCAACGGC
It encodes the following:
- a CDS encoding carbohydrate kinase, with the translated sequence MRLVVVGSSILDVAARPTSRVEGDTSNEGEVRLGAGGAGRNVAENLARLGCRVTLVTDLADDFAGRFLLENIRGLGIEVRLSARARTGVYLALLKPDGALDRGFCGTGTEAISPFAVLGALPDLQDFHGAVIDANLSETAVAALAERCRRLKVPYAVESVAHERARRALPAIPGCVLIKPDRAEARTLTGLPCDTPAEAAACARRLRSMGAGTAIVSLGADGFHVEHPEFSSHIPALPARVVDVTGAGDALFAVAFAAILKGLPPRLAAEAGRRAAALTVACPTAVSPAITPELLDPAGLNPTTDGGRP
- a CDS encoding BtpA/SgcQ family protein, whose product is MHPALAFMNRPGRILAMIHVGALPGTPQYAGSLAAILERAATEAAVYRDAGVDALLVENMHDVPYLNRAVGPEITAAMTVAAQAAARTGGLPTGVQILAGANREALAAALAAGCAFIRAEGFVFGHIADEGYIDACAGELLRYRRAIGAEAVAVLADVKKKHSSHAVTADVDIVETARAAEFFAADGVVVTGVATARETDPGELAAVRGAVGVPVLVGSGVTEANMDRYLLHAHGLIIGSHFKAGGRWDRPVDVDRVCRFMDRVRALRERGR
- a CDS encoding M23 family metallopeptidase encodes the protein MDTHSVGSHRHAACRFSCRTLLAVFGLLLGVGMLPGAEPVPIPPPVPLALTVPAPPLPVTWRGDDLLAYELHISDFRTLGLELLQVDIFSDDTDGKRLASFKGDGLAKCLRLPDRISPDYTVFIWITLKTLHAVPAALYHRVTFRYVDSDERLIREGARTVIDPDRHRPVLSPPLRGSGWFVGNGPQNQDHHHRWSLMTYNGNPYIAQRFGIDWVQIGPDGWAYRTDGKTNEDWYGYGNDLLAVADGIVVDAKDGIPDNLPNQPPVVTINSQTAGGNFVLLDIGDGYFAFYAHLIPGSKTVQIGDRVARGQVLGKLGNTGASTGPHLHFHLYTGRDPLFSEGVPYAFTRYLLLGSAVIDQQWHPSGSPVLRVEEMPADMQVLEFLDDGVLDID
- a CDS encoding OmpA family protein, with the protein product MKPLSTVWMGALMLLVLAGAAAGQQNDAQGCKDHPLFTRMPGYWIHSCVERQFDAFDFIVGPNKKVSHVEGQFWKINYYPQHSLNPKPSELQIQRNFQNAVQKQGGKVVWTEKGRDTYLLVKDGVEVWVNLGAEFTGKYFLTIVQKQAMVQDIVADAAALAQGLAADGHMAVEGIYFDTGKAVIKPESAQAIGEIAGLLKSDPALKVFVVGHTDNVSTVEVNLKLSQDRAQAVLQALVSQHGIDPARLRAHGCGPFAPVATNATEAGRAKNRRVELVKQN
- a CDS encoding cysteine synthase family protein, producing the protein MDVLQTIGHTSLVRLRRIVPANGAALFAKLEWENPTGSMKDRMAQAVIACAEADGRLAPGGTVVEYTGGSTGTSLALVCAARGYRIRIVTSDAFSAEKRDHMAALGAELTLVPSEGGLTTKQLILDMIEAARQISREPGTFWTDQLNNHDAIAGYHPLGEEIWVQTEGRIDAFVHSVGTAASLRGVAAVLKRRHPGVRIVAVEPAESSVLLGGAPGPHKIEGVGIGYVPPLWEPALVDEIIAVPTEDAKAMARRLAKEEALFAGTSSGANVIAALQVAERLGPQARVATLLCDSGLKYLSTDVYRRR
- a CDS encoding ABC transporter ATP-binding protein; this translates as MRILWRYLRPHRGLLALILLLAAIAQVLALVDPLIFGRILDDYVLHPGGRSEAELVRGALGWLALAAAIALAARAATAAQEYLLRLVVGRAGTEMFNDGLKQTLRLSFVELEARSSGETMGLLQKVRTDTERFLDAAVTILYSAAVGIGFIVWYGVTRNWLLIPVFGIGVALMAGFTGLLSHRIRTVQRTIVRESARQSGQITESLRNIELVKSLGLTWPEIRRLQVLTRRIFDLEMDKVRKIRGLAFLQGSLINLLRQSILFILLWLIFRRALSAGELVSFQLILNTIFGPLHQLGRVILSYRESEASLQAFDRLMQTPIEKRPDDPVEIGAIERLRFDDVVFRYRGAADNAIDHISFEARLGDTIAFAGPSGCGKTTLVKLLLGLYAPNGGVVSVDGVPITELRYNRVRRQIGFVAQDAQLFSGTIRENLQLVKPEATDAEMLDVLRRASAGLLLARSDQGLDTRLGEGGLRASGGERQRLAIARALLRAPRLFIFDEATSSLDSLTEGEITDALREISHSRQHMVILIAHRLSTIAHADAIHVLDWGRIVETGRHNELIHAGGLYAAMWRQQVLERRPPSVPPACGPSEPVP
- a CDS encoding M48 family metalloprotease gives rise to the protein MRRSIVWRTAAVVVAATLVIWSMSCAKNPVTGKRELMLISTADEIALGKQLDPEILQTYGKYSNPELDAYVAALGHKLGALSHRPDLTYTVQVVDSDVVNAFAVPGGYVYLTRGMLSYLNDEAELAGVMSHEIGHIAARHSVRQYSQAQLAMLGLGVGSMFSETFQKYAGIAQLGLSMLFLKFSRDDERQADALGVEYASRAGFDANHMANMFVTLERLNPGSDRSGLPGWFSTHPNPPDRIAAIQRDAQVWRDKLAGTAFVTNRDGYLGRLEGLVFGEDPRQGYVEGQTFYHPQLAFQFPVPSGWKVNNTAAQVQLYAAQQDAVILFSMASGASPAAAAETFRQESRANVLQSESARINGLLAQRLVSDVALEQGNIRVASSFIQKDKYIYVFHSYTDPSLFDRYFSVFKQTMAGFNNLTDPTKLNVKPNQLTLRKTATAGTARQAFQQWGVAADKLEAAAILNGVQLDDALPAGTLLKVVVK